One genomic segment of Gasterosteus aculeatus chromosome 6, fGasAcu3.hap1.1, whole genome shotgun sequence includes these proteins:
- the ubac2 gene encoding ubiquitin-associated domain-containing protein 2 — protein sequence MFTTTGSRGLYKAPLSKGLLLVLSGLTVMLALLPQYQELFVYDLQAVTQHHRLWSLLFGRLVCLDVKDSFCSALLIYNFRIFERRFGSRKFASFLLATWCLSALTDFLLARAFRSLFDYEVEELPAGLLAPVFALFVPFYRLIPRVPVTQVLGQIHITNKSLVYIVGLQLLTSSPFMWLLALSGLIAGGLYHSNVLWMQKLIFVPACVSFIGRNILEPIFSSAQPSGEAPLGMGATLDIQRQQRMDVLDQQLLLAQYNESTRNNRPQPPSGLFGWTRLFSTLRQRGQNRPPVQPPPQAQTQASTQPPPSDPSPVAEEQVALLVEMGFSRSDALEALRASNNDINAATNFLLQH from the exons ATGTTTACCACCACCGGCTCCCGGGGCCTGT ACAAGGCTCCCCTGTCCAAAGGCCTCCTGCTGGTTCTGAGCGGGCTGACCGTGATGCTCGCCCTGCTGCCACAGTACCAGGAGCTGTTTGTGTACGACCTGCAGGCCGTCACGCAGCACCACCGG ctgtggAGTTTGTTGTTCGGCAGGCTGGTCTGTCTCGACGTGAAGGACTCCTTCTGTAGCGCCCTGCTCATTTACAACTTCCGGATCTTTGAAAGGCGCTTTGGCAGCAGGAAGTTTGCC TCCTTCTTGTTGGCCACGTGGTGTCTCTCCGCGCTGACGGACTTCCTGCTGGCCCGGGCTTTCCGCTCTCTGTTCGACTACGAGGTGGAGGAACTGCCTGCAGGCCT gcTGGCTCCGGTCTTCGCTCTGTTTGTGCCTTTCTACCGGTTGATCCCCAGGGTCCCAGTCACTCAGGTCCTGGGCCAAATCCACATCACCAACAAGTCTCTGGTCTACATAGTGGGCCTgcag CTGTTGACTTCCAGTCCCTTCATGTGGCTCCTCGCACTCAGCGGACTG ATCGCAGGTGGCCTTTACCACTCCAATGTCCTCTGGATGCAGAAGCTCATCTTTGTACCTGCCTGCGTGTCTTTTATTGGACGGAATATTCTGGAGCCGATCTTCTCGA GCGCCCAGCCGAGCGGTGAGGCGCCGCTGGGTATGGGGGCCACTCTGGACATCCAGAGGCAGCAGAGGATGGACGTGCTggaccagcagctgctgctggcccAGTACAACGAGTCCACGAGGAACAACAGGCCACAGCCTCCG tccGGGTTGTTCGGCTGGACCAGGCTGTTCTCCACCCTGAGACAAAGAGGACAGAACCGTCCCCCAGTGCAGCCCCCTCCCCAGGCTCAGACGCAGGCCTCCACACAGCCCCCTCCGTCGGACCCGTCTCCTGTCGCAGAGGAGCAG GTTGCCCTGTTGGTGGAAATGGGCTTTTCCAGGAGCGATGCCCTCGAGGCCCTCAGAGCTTCAAACAACGACATCAACGCGGCAACTAACTTCCTCCTGCAacactga